From a single Mesorhizobium shangrilense genomic region:
- a CDS encoding sarcosine oxidase subunit delta: MLITCPYCGPRDVIEFTYQGDANRERPNPASQNLDAWNAYVYDRLNPAGDHNEFWQHSGGCRSHLKVVRNTLTHEISSVAFARGDHASTSRRKAEGKS, from the coding sequence ATGTTGATTACCTGTCCCTATTGCGGCCCCCGCGACGTCATCGAGTTCACCTACCAGGGTGACGCCAACCGCGAACGCCCCAACCCGGCCTCGCAGAACCTCGATGCCTGGAACGCCTATGTCTACGACCGGCTGAACCCGGCTGGCGACCACAATGAGTTCTGGCAGCATTCCGGCGGCTGCCGCTCCCATCTCAAGGTTGTCAGGAACACGCTGACGCACGAGATTTCCAGCGTTGCCTTCGCGCGCGGCGATCACGCCTCGACTTCCCGTCGCAAGGCGGAGGGCAAGTCATGA
- a CDS encoding sarcosine oxidase subunit beta produces the protein MAEYSAFSLLANALKGNKDWKPAWRKPDPKASYDVIIIGGGGHGLATAYYLAKEHGITNVAVLEKGWLGSGNVGRNTTAVRSNYLLPANTRFYEHSMKLWENLSHDLNYNVMFSQRGCLNLAHTPAQFDDYARRGNAMRHLGVDAELMTPAEIKRLIPALDVSDAARFPVLGGLMQRRAGTARHDAVAWGYARGADRRGVDIVENCEVTGFLRDGDRITGVTTSRGDIRAKKVAVAVAGSTGRVMQLAGVETMPIESHVLQAFVTESLKPFIDTVVTFGMGHFYMSQSDKGGLVYGGDIDGYNSYAQRGNLPVVDEVMSEMLALFPGLARVRMLRSWGGVCDMSMDGSPIITTGPLPGMYLNCGWCYGGFKATPASGWCFAWTIAKDQPHEFNAPFTLDRFHRGLVIDDKGQGANPRLH, from the coding sequence ATGGCAGAGTACTCGGCCTTTTCGCTGCTCGCGAACGCGCTCAAGGGAAACAAGGACTGGAAGCCGGCCTGGCGCAAGCCGGACCCGAAAGCGTCCTATGATGTCATCATCATCGGCGGCGGCGGCCACGGGCTGGCGACCGCCTACTATCTGGCCAAGGAACACGGCATCACCAATGTCGCGGTACTGGAGAAAGGCTGGCTCGGTTCGGGAAATGTCGGGCGCAACACCACGGCTGTCCGCTCCAACTATCTGCTGCCCGCCAATACCCGCTTCTACGAACATTCGATGAAGCTGTGGGAGAACCTGTCGCACGACCTCAACTACAACGTCATGTTCTCGCAGCGCGGCTGTCTCAACCTCGCGCACACGCCGGCCCAGTTCGATGACTACGCAAGGCGCGGCAATGCCATGCGCCACCTCGGCGTCGATGCCGAATTGATGACGCCGGCCGAGATCAAGCGCCTGATCCCGGCGCTGGATGTGTCTGATGCGGCGCGTTTCCCGGTTCTCGGTGGACTGATGCAGCGTCGCGCCGGCACCGCCCGCCACGATGCGGTGGCCTGGGGCTATGCGCGTGGCGCCGACCGTCGCGGCGTCGACATCGTCGAGAACTGCGAGGTCACCGGATTCCTGCGCGATGGTGATCGCATCACCGGCGTCACGACCTCGCGTGGCGATATCCGCGCCAAGAAGGTTGCGGTCGCCGTGGCCGGCAGCACCGGCCGCGTCATGCAGTTGGCCGGCGTCGAGACAATGCCGATCGAGAGCCATGTGCTCCAGGCCTTCGTCACCGAATCGCTGAAACCGTTCATCGACACGGTGGTGACCTTCGGCATGGGCCACTTCTACATGTCGCAGTCCGACAAGGGCGGCCTTGTCTATGGCGGCGATATCGACGGCTATAACAGCTACGCCCAGCGCGGCAATTTGCCTGTCGTCGACGAGGTGATGAGCGAGATGCTGGCCTTGTTCCCCGGCCTTGCCCGCGTGCGCATGCTGCGCTCCTGGGGCGGCGTCTGCGACATGTCGATGGACGGCTCGCCGATCATCACCACCGGCCCCCTGCCCGGCATGTATCTCAACTGCGGCTGGTGCTACGGCGGCTTCAAGGCGACGCCGGCTTCCGGCTGGTGCTTCGCCTGGACCATCGCCAAGGATCAGCCGCACGAGTTCAACGCGCCGTTCACGCTCGACCGCTTCCACCGCGGCCTCGTCATCGACGACAAGGGCCAGGGCGCGAACCCACGGCTTCACTAA
- a CDS encoding mechanosensitive ion channel family protein, with product MIQDLTAKTDGLEKKIQADGEDDSSLVDIRLQLEELSHQSLNTALAFRPRLAEINARIQQLGPVPAAGQPAEPDIVAAERQALTSEKAEINAVIAAAQTLSIRISGLIDKIGNMRSALFRNLLTKRYVLTDALSPQVFSDANDEFSSFYKAVSSWLTFAFKFKFQAVLAATFVALGLALVLLVGGRRLFGRVFEPDPTVEDPSYLSRLSVAFWSTLLPTLAVSAFLVSTIFFFNYYNVLRGDIGIFLNALAVVIAVVFCVNRLANAALSPRLPNWRLIPVETGPARWLVRLSTAMAVVISVNTFLSVINDKMGSPLSLTIARSFGATIIVGVILILMALLRPFKAADGSWRPWPAWLRYLSLALGLFTVVAALLGYIGLALFVSLQVVVTGTVLVTAYIGFLSARAIGEEGAFADTSVGRWLSANSSYEDTALDQLGLVVSVAINLMIVLVFLPLILLMWGFQPGDIQAWGYKLATGISIGSVTISVTGILSGIVVFIIGYFLTRWFQGWLDGSVMARGKVDTGVRNSIRLAVGYAGVALAGLVGVSAAGIDLSSLALVAGALSLGIGFGLQNVVSNFVSGLILLAERPFKVGDWIVAGDVSGTVKKISVRATEIETFQRQSVILPNSNLINNAVGNWTHRNKLGRVEVKVGVAYGSDVKRVHAILLEIARGHPLVLKNPEPFVLFSNFGAAALEFEIRVFLADIMNGSSVQNDIRFAVLDAFDNEHIEIPSTPRAVVEVKKHAAWPIDDDKIEVDFAEQQLAKAEADAEKRRLAKSRRKKPDPS from the coding sequence ATGATCCAGGACCTGACGGCGAAGACCGATGGGCTTGAGAAGAAAATTCAAGCGGACGGGGAGGACGATTCCAGCCTCGTCGACATCCGCCTGCAGCTCGAAGAACTGTCTCACCAGTCGCTGAACACCGCGCTTGCCTTCCGTCCGCGCCTTGCCGAGATCAACGCCAGGATCCAGCAACTTGGCCCGGTGCCCGCCGCGGGTCAGCCGGCGGAGCCCGACATCGTGGCCGCCGAACGCCAGGCGCTGACGTCGGAGAAGGCCGAGATCAACGCGGTCATCGCCGCGGCGCAGACCTTGTCGATCCGCATCAGCGGGCTGATCGACAAGATCGGTAACATGCGCAGCGCGCTTTTCCGCAACCTGCTCACCAAACGCTACGTGTTGACCGATGCGCTGAGCCCGCAGGTCTTTTCCGACGCCAATGACGAGTTTTCCAGCTTCTACAAGGCGGTATCGTCATGGTTGACGTTTGCCTTCAAGTTCAAGTTCCAGGCCGTACTGGCGGCGACCTTCGTGGCGCTCGGGCTTGCGCTGGTGCTGCTGGTCGGCGGGCGCCGCCTGTTCGGGCGGGTATTCGAACCCGACCCCACCGTCGAAGACCCGTCCTATCTCAGCCGCTTGTCGGTGGCCTTCTGGTCGACCTTGCTGCCGACGCTCGCGGTTAGCGCCTTCCTTGTCTCGACCATTTTCTTTTTCAATTATTACAACGTCTTGCGCGGCGACATTGGTATCTTCCTGAATGCGCTGGCGGTCGTCATCGCGGTGGTGTTCTGCGTCAACCGCCTTGCCAATGCGGCGCTGTCGCCGCGGTTGCCGAACTGGCGCCTGATCCCAGTCGAAACCGGGCCGGCGCGCTGGCTGGTGCGCTTGAGCACTGCCATGGCCGTGGTCATCAGCGTCAACACCTTCCTTTCGGTGATCAACGACAAGATGGGCTCGCCACTGTCTCTGACCATCGCCCGCAGTTTTGGCGCCACCATCATCGTCGGCGTCATTCTGATCCTGATGGCGCTGCTGAGGCCATTCAAGGCAGCCGATGGAAGCTGGCGCCCCTGGCCGGCATGGCTTCGCTACCTGTCGCTTGCGCTTGGCCTGTTTACCGTCGTGGCGGCCTTGCTCGGCTATATCGGCCTTGCCCTCTTCGTCTCGCTGCAAGTGGTTGTCACAGGCACCGTTCTGGTCACCGCCTATATCGGCTTCCTGTCAGCGCGGGCGATCGGCGAGGAGGGCGCTTTCGCCGACACGTCGGTGGGGCGCTGGCTGTCGGCCAATTCGAGTTACGAGGACACCGCGCTGGATCAGCTCGGCCTCGTGGTCAGCGTCGCCATCAACCTGATGATTGTGCTGGTATTCCTGCCGCTGATCCTGCTGATGTGGGGCTTCCAGCCGGGTGATATCCAGGCCTGGGGCTACAAGCTGGCGACCGGGATCAGCATCGGCTCGGTGACGATCTCCGTTACCGGCATCCTCAGTGGCATCGTCGTCTTTATCATCGGCTATTTCCTGACGCGCTGGTTTCAGGGCTGGCTCGATGGCTCCGTCATGGCGCGCGGCAAGGTCGATACGGGTGTACGAAACTCGATCCGGCTGGCCGTCGGCTATGCTGGTGTGGCGCTTGCAGGGCTCGTCGGTGTATCGGCGGCGGGCATCGACCTGTCCAGCCTGGCACTGGTGGCCGGCGCTCTTTCGCTGGGCATCGGCTTTGGCCTGCAGAATGTCGTGTCCAATTTCGTCTCGGGCCTGATCCTTTTGGCCGAGCGGCCGTTCAAGGTCGGCGACTGGATCGTCGCCGGCGACGTCAGCGGCACTGTCAAGAAGATCAGCGTGCGCGCCACCGAAATAGAGACCTTCCAGCGCCAATCGGTCATTTTGCCCAATTCGAACCTGATCAACAATGCGGTCGGCAACTGGACACACCGCAACAAGCTCGGCCGCGTCGAAGTCAAGGTCGGCGTCGCCTATGGCAGCGACGTCAAGCGGGTCCATGCGATCCTGCTGGAAATTGCACGCGGTCATCCTCTGGTGTTGAAGAATCCGGAACCCTTCGTGCTGTTCTCGAACTTCGGCGCCGCCGCGCTGGAATTCGAGATCCGCGTCTTCCTGGCCGACATCATGAACGGCAGCTCCGTGCAAAACGATATTCGCTTTGCCGTTCTCGATGCTTTCGACAACGAGCACATCGAAATCCCCTCGACGCCACGCGCCGTCGTCGAGGTCAAGAAGCATGCGGCATGGCCAATCGACGACGACAAGATCGAGGTCGATTTCGCCGAACAGCAGCTGGCAAAGGCCGAAGCCGATGCCGAAAAGCGGCGCCT